Within Desulfofalx alkaliphila DSM 12257, the genomic segment TGTTTCGGCTCTGCTGATGGGTCTGGTAGCCCTAAAGGTTTCGTCTTCATAGCCGCCCATGTATCCCTTAGCGACAACTGCAGCCACTGCACCTTTACTCCATGCGGGAATAGATTGGGCATCGGCAAATCTGTCAATAGCTTCTACATTGGACTCTTCATCTAACCCCACCAGGCGGGCCAGCATAGATGCAGCCTCTTGACGGCTGATATTGGCATTGGGCTTAAAAGTACCGTCTTCATAACCGCCTATGTAGCCGGCTTCTTTAGCTATTGCCACCTGCTCAGCATACCAGGCATCGGCATCAACATCGGGAAAGCTGATTTCCGCACTTTCTGTTAACCCGTGGGCCCTGTTCACAAAGGCCACAAATTCAGCCCGGCTAACACTCTTGTTGGGTTTAAAGCTGCCGTCTTCATAGCCTGCGGCCAGACCTTTATCCAGCCAGTCATCAATTTGCTCCTTGGCCCAGTGATTATCCGCTACATCGGAAGCTTTTGCAAAGGCTGTCACTGTCATGGCCAGCACTAAGCAAAGGGCCAAACTAACTACCAAAGCGCTCCTTCTTTTCAAAAACATTTTCTGCCTCCTCTAATGATGTCTTATTTTTAGGAACGCTATTACTATTCTGCAAAAGCCCCCTGTTTCCTTTTAGAAAGCATATAAAGCTTGTTAGTAATGTTTTTCATTGCAGTTAAAAGAAGGGGCTTTTATGCCTTTAATGGCAATAACTTATCTGGTTAGGGTAATCTTACCGGAGGCAGCATCATAATCCACCGCCGCACCTAGCTTATCACTGACAAAGCGCAGGGGCACAAAGGCACTGCCGTCCACAATTTCCGCCGGGGCGTCTATACTGTCCTCAACCCCGTTTACCGTCACCGCATCCCCGTCTATAGGCATAATAATCTCGGTGTCACCGTCTTTAATTATCACTTGCCGGGTTTTAGAGGCCCAGTTCACCTCAGCACCCAAGGCTTCACTGACAAAGCGTACCGGCACCATGGTTCTCTCTTCCTCGGTGATAAAGGGCTCTGCATCCAGGGTGAAGACTTTGCCATTGATACTGGCCTCCTGTTCACCAATCTTTAATTCAATCACCGACACCCCATGGATTACTACAAACTCATGCAAGCCATCCAGTTCCACCTCAGCGGTAACCTTGTTTGAATAGGGGTTAACCATAGAGGGGTAAATTACTTCTTCGCCATTTATTCGCTCAGCAATATTTAAATTCCATTGGTTTCCCACCGCCGCCAAGTCTGTGTACCAATTACCGTACCAGTCTGGGTAGTCGTTTCGGTAATATAGGCTTAGCTCACCTTTTATGTTAGCCCCCTTGGTGTCAATGGTCCAAATTCTTTCCACCCCGTCAATGCCAACCGCCTCATCTGCCCTTATTGTCACCTCTCCCGTTTCAACCGGTTGATCAAGCTTAAGTTTAGCAATAACCCAGCCATTAAGATCGGTTAAAAAAACCTCTTCCAATCCACTAAGGGGAGCGGTTGCGGTATAAGGCAAACCATCATGGCTGTTAATCTGCCTGTCTAAAAACTGATACCTTAATTCCACAAAATCCACTATACTCTCCACATGGTAGGCATGCCTGCCCAATTCCCCATGATGGTTTTGTGGGTGCAAGATAAAACTATCCTCTCCCGGCAGTACATTTACACTGTTTTCAATTGCCCTTTGAATGAGCTTTGTTTTTTCTTTAAAGTAGTCAGGGGTAAACTTTTGCTCCATCAAGTAAATTAGACGCTTATCCAGCAAGTCTTTTAATTCCGGTGTTTGTAGGAATTTTTTCACCAGATCATTATCCCAGCCGTGCCAGCCCGGTTCAAGGCTGTATTCATAGGCGAAAAAGTCATTGGCAGTAACTACATCTAACCGGGTATGGGAACCAAAGGTTAAATCCTTATCCCAGGGAATAACCATCCATTTGCCTTCCGGATCATTATGATCTAAATACAGCCAGTAATCGTCACCATATGCATCAATATCGCCAATTAAAATATGAATGGCTAACCAATCGATAAAGTTCTCTAGGTTAAACCTCTCTTCAAAACCCCGGGCAAATTCCGGTCCCGGCGGTGTGTTATACACCCATTGAGCCAGATCCGCCAGCCGTGACCATTCCGGCTTATTTCTATAGTCAAAATTCTCTTCTAAAAACTCTTCCTTATCTTCTATGGCATCAATATTAAAACCAAAAAGGGAGGCCCGATCAATCTCCGGCTTATGCCTATTATCTCTGAACTGGTCTCTTACCAATGTGCCGTCACCGTTTAAACCGGCATTTTTTAACAGGTCTGCATCCACCCGCTCGATTTGAATGTACAGCCCTTCAAAAATGTCATTAATGTACAGTTCAAAGTATTGTGCCCTGGGAGCCGGATGCCCCAGTTCTCTGAACATATCCATGGACAGCTTTTCACGCATCATGGAGGGATCTGTGTACATGGCATTTAAATTCATCCGGTTACTGCCATTGAGAAAATCCTGTCTCTCCTCAAAGCGAACGTTATAGGGTTTTTTGGGCAGCAGTCTGGTGGAACTGCCCCTAAACCTCACTCCCCTTAAATCCAGTTCCTCACCATCCGGAGAGGTTTTCGCATAGGCAGCAACCGGTTCATCGGAAAATACCTCCCGGGAATATAAGTGCTGCAAGTCATCGTCTTCAATATA encodes:
- a CDS encoding CotH kinase family protein, which encodes MKKTITAVAICCLFLVSWLAVGQGDHAYAGDAIDIKKLYLYIEDDDLQHLYSREVFSDEPVAAYAKTSPDGEELDLRGVRFRGSSTRLLPKKPYNVRFEERQDFLNGSNRMNLNAMYTDPSMMREKLSMDMFRELGHPAPRAQYFELYINDIFEGLYIQIERVDADLLKNAGLNGDGTLVRDQFRDNRHKPEIDRASLFGFNIDAIEDKEEFLEENFDYRNKPEWSRLADLAQWVYNTPPGPEFARGFEERFNLENFIDWLAIHILIGDIDAYGDDYWLYLDHNDPEGKWMVIPWDKDLTFGSHTRLDVVTANDFFAYEYSLEPGWHGWDNDLVKKFLQTPELKDLLDKRLIYLMEQKFTPDYFKEKTKLIQRAIENSVNVLPGEDSFILHPQNHHGELGRHAYHVESIVDFVELRYQFLDRQINSHDGLPYTATAPLSGLEEVFLTDLNGWVIAKLKLDQPVETGEVTIRADEAVGIDGVERIWTIDTKGANIKGELSLYYRNDYPDWYGNWYTDLAAVGNQWNLNIAERINGEEVIYPSMVNPYSNKVTAEVELDGLHEFVVIHGVSVIELKIGEQEASINGKVFTLDAEPFITEEERTMVPVRFVSEALGAEVNWASKTRQVIIKDGDTEIIMPIDGDAVTVNGVEDSIDAPAEIVDGSAFVPLRFVSDKLGAAVDYDAASGKITLTR